In Kineosporia sp. NBRC 101731, the DNA window CCGGCGTCCTCACCGCACCGATCGCTCCCGCCGTGTCCGGACGGACGGCTCTGGCCGATCAGAACGTCCTGACCGGTCTGCCCACTCCGGCATGTCCGCGCACCTCGTCCTCCCGCGTCTCGCCCGTCCCGATAGACCTGCTCGCCCCGGCTGCCCACGCTCCGGCGGCTCAGAGCGGTGCTCTGGTCCTTCCCGACGGCAGCCCGTACGGGATCCGCCTGTCCCTCGCCGAGGTCAAGGGCATCAGCGAGGCCGAGGTGGAACGGGTGGTGGCGAACCGTCCGTACCAGTCGCTGGCCGACTTCTGGCAGCGGGCCAGAATTTCCCGGCCGATCGTGGAGAGGCTGATCATTACCGGCGCTTTCGACTCCCTCTACGGCCTGAGCGATGCCCTGCCGGTGCCGGCTCGCGGGCGTACGACCCGCCGCGACCTGTTGCTGCAGCTCGCCGACCTGGAGCGGTGGAGCCGGTCGCTGGAGAAGGGAAGGGCCGGGGGCCGGAAGAAGAAGGGCCAAGGCCTGTCGACCGGAGGATCCGGAACGACTCGGCCACCGGAATCGGGCACCGGGAGCTGGAAGGGGCTCAGGGGCGAGGACCGGAACGGGAGCAGAGCCGGGAACAGCGGCGGAGCCAGGGACGGTCTTCAGAACGGGAGCAACCGGAGCGGTAGCGACGGGGACGGGAACGGAGACAGGAACGGAGACAGCAGCGGTGTCCGCCGGGCCGCCGGGCTGCAGTCGCAGTCGGCGTTACCCGTGGTCGCGGCGCAGGACCAGTCCGTACAGCTCGCGCTCGACCTGGGTGACACCCCGGACCAGATCGTCCCGAGCGGTCTGCCCGAGATGACCAACGCCGAGCGCACCCGCGCCGAGCTGGAGGTGCTGGGGCTGGACGCGAGCCGTCACGTGCTGGAGTTCTACGAGCCGATGCTGGAGGCGCTCGCGATCACCCGGGCCCGCGACGTGCGCGGGCGGCGCAGCCGGGCGGAGATCCTCGTCGCCGGGGTGAAGGTGGCCACCCAGACCCCACCGGTCCGAACAGGCCGACGCGTCGTGTTCCTCACCCTGGACGACTCGACCGGCCCGGTCGACGCGACCTTCTTCGAAGACGTGCAGGGTCCGTACGCGGGCACGGTGTTCCACTCCTGGCTGCTGGTGGTTCGGGGCGTGCTCCGCAAGACCGGGCGGCGCGGGGTCTCGCTGCGTGCGACCGGGGCCTGGGAGCTGCCGGTGCTGTGGGAGGCCTGGGTGGAGTCCGGGCTGGCGGGAGTGCTGGAGATCCTCCATGCCGACGAACCGACCGAGCGGAGGTCCCGGCGTCCTCTGCCGGCCGGACTGCCGACGGCAACCTTCTCCGCGGGGATCGTCCCGGCTCAGGTGGGGGAGGCGACCCCCGGCCGGGTGCTCGGCATCAGCCGGGACGACGGTGCGCTGCCCGGTGCCGGGCCCACCGACTGGGAGGCGCCCAGCGGCCTGCCCAGCGGAGACCGGAACAGCTACGGCTCAGGGGAGAGAACCGGGAAAGAGGGAGCGCCGTTCTCGCGCCGCGTGATCGTGCACCCCAGCGGTTACCGGCAGTCGCCCTACGCGGACCTGAGACCACCGGGCACGGACATCCGGGAGACCCGCCGGATGCAGGCCACCGAGCGTGAGGCGGCACACGGCGAACGCCGGCGCCGGGAGGAGGAACGCCGCTACCGGACCCGGACGGAGGGGGCCCAGGGTGTCACCACGGTGCCGGAGACATCGGAGAAGCCGGAAGACCTCCGTCGTCAGGAGGAGTCCCGCCGCCGGCGTGAGCCTCCCCGCAAGCTGTGGCACTCCAGCCCCGGAAGCTCCGGACGGTGAGCCGCCGTACCTACCGCCGGACGGGCGCAGGTCTGTCGCAGGACGACAGCGGATGCCTGATCCTGCATGCGGACATGGACGCCTTCTACGCGTCGGTCGAGCTGATCGACCGTCCGCACCTGCGCGGGCAGCCGGTGATCGTGGGCGGTGGAGGCCGGGCGGTGGTGCTCTCGGCCACCTACGAGGCCCGGCGCAGCGGTGTCCACGCGGCCATGCCGATGGGCCGGGCCCGGCGGCTCTGCCCGGAAGCCGTGGTGATCGAGCCCGACCACGACCGGTACGCCGAGGTCTCGCGCGGGGTGATGGAGGTCTTCCGTTCGGTGACGCCGCTGGTCGAGCCCCTGAGCCTGGACGAGGCATTCATCGACGTCTCCGGCGCCGTGCGGGGATCGGGTACGCCGTCGCAGATCGCCGCGGTGATCCGCGACCGGATCGCCGACGAGCAGCGCATCGCCTGCTCGGTCGGGATCGCGGCCACCAAGTTCGTGGCCAAGCTGGCCTCGGCCCAGGCCAAACCGGACGGCGTGCTGGTGGTGCCTCGCGACGAGACGGTGACGTTTCTGCACGGACTCCCGGCCGGTGCGCTGTGGGGGGTGGGGGAGAAGACGGAGGAGGCGCTGCGGCGGCTGGGGCTGGTGACGGTCGCCGACATCGCCCACACCCCGAAG includes these proteins:
- the dinB gene encoding DNA polymerase IV codes for the protein MSRRTYRRTGAGLSQDDSGCLILHADMDAFYASVELIDRPHLRGQPVIVGGGGRAVVLSATYEARRSGVHAAMPMGRARRLCPEAVVIEPDHDRYAEVSRGVMEVFRSVTPLVEPLSLDEAFIDVSGAVRGSGTPSQIAAVIRDRIADEQRIACSVGIAATKFVAKLASAQAKPDGVLVVPRDETVTFLHGLPAGALWGVGEKTEEALRRLGLVTVADIAHTPKATLRRALGDASGAHLHDLAWGLDPRPVVPETVEKSIGSEETFSTDIDDPGVISRELLRLSERVAARTRASGLVGRTVVIKIRFADFSTITRSRTLPEHTDLARVLHATALALYTRLGLDRARLRLVGVRLEGLREASEGHHQMTLDERPRGWHEAERAVDRASARFGAGAVRPASLVAQPAATEEVAQHRRAPRSGDGQGPLRYQARHPYGRE